A single window of Mycobacterium sp. ITM-2016-00318 DNA harbors:
- a CDS encoding peptidylprolyl isomerase, with the protein MPTNEQRRATAKRKLERQLERRAAQARRRRLYMIIAAAVAVVAVVAGVAAFFFTRSDSDSTTTAGTTPPSSTPTEPAPAAEGKLPAFKPPADLGADCQYPAAEAASKPNKPPRTGKVPTDPAQVSASMSTNQGNIGIQLDNAKAPCTVNSFASLAQQNYFNDTPCHRLTTSPGLSVLQCGDPTGSGSGGPGYEFANEYPTNQFQPDDPQLQAPVTYPRGTLAMANAGPGTNGSQFFLVYKDSMLPPGYTAFGKIDDTGLATLDKIAAAGVEGGGQDGKPATPVQVKSIGLD; encoded by the coding sequence GTGCCGACCAACGAACAGCGGCGGGCGACAGCGAAGCGCAAACTCGAGCGACAACTGGAACGACGGGCCGCCCAGGCGCGTCGGCGGCGGCTGTACATGATCATCGCCGCCGCCGTGGCCGTAGTCGCCGTGGTTGCAGGCGTCGCGGCCTTCTTCTTCACCCGCAGCGACTCCGACAGCACCACGACGGCGGGAACCACGCCGCCGTCGTCGACGCCGACGGAACCGGCACCCGCGGCCGAAGGCAAGCTCCCCGCGTTCAAGCCGCCCGCCGACCTCGGCGCCGACTGCCAGTACCCGGCCGCGGAGGCCGCCAGCAAGCCGAACAAGCCGCCGCGTACCGGCAAGGTGCCGACCGATCCCGCGCAGGTCAGCGCCAGCATGTCGACCAACCAGGGCAACATCGGGATCCAGCTCGACAACGCCAAGGCGCCGTGCACCGTCAACAGCTTCGCCAGCCTGGCCCAGCAGAACTACTTCAATGACACTCCGTGTCACCGGCTGACGACCAGCCCCGGCCTTTCAGTCCTGCAGTGCGGTGATCCGACCGGTTCGGGCAGCGGGGGCCCCGGCTACGAGTTCGCCAACGAGTACCCCACCAATCAGTTCCAGCCCGACGATCCGCAGCTGCAGGCTCCGGTGACCTATCCGCGCGGCACGCTGGCGATGGCCAACGCCGGGCCCGGCACCAACGGCAGCCAGTTCTTCCTGGTCTACAAGGACTCGATGCTGCCGCCGGGCTACACGGCGTTCGGCAAGATCGACGACACCGGCCTTGCGACGCTGGACAAGATCGCGGCGGCCGGGGTCGAAGGCGGCGGACAGGACGGCAAGCCGGCCACCCCGGTTCAGGTGAAATCCATCGGGCTGGACTGA
- a CDS encoding MBL fold metallo-hydrolase, with the protein MLITGFPAGMLACNCYVLAQRAGADAIVVDPGQRAMGPLRRILDENRLTPAAVLLTHGHIDHMWSAQKVADTYGCPAYIHPGDRFMLSDPIKGFGPRLGQIAFGALFREPKQVIELDRDGDKIDLGDTVVTVDHTPGHTRGSVVFRVDGDNAELAFTGDTLFRQSVGRTDLPGGSGRDLLNSIVTKLLVLDDDTVVLPGHGEKSTIGFERRANPFLEGLTL; encoded by the coding sequence GTGTTGATCACCGGATTCCCGGCAGGCATGTTGGCGTGCAACTGCTATGTGCTGGCGCAACGGGCAGGGGCGGACGCCATCGTCGTCGATCCGGGCCAACGCGCGATGGGTCCGCTGCGCCGCATTCTGGACGAGAACCGGCTCACCCCGGCCGCGGTGCTGTTGACGCACGGACACATCGACCACATGTGGTCGGCGCAGAAGGTCGCCGACACCTACGGCTGCCCCGCCTACATTCATCCCGGCGACCGATTCATGCTGTCCGACCCGATCAAGGGGTTCGGTCCGCGACTGGGCCAGATCGCGTTCGGCGCGTTGTTCCGCGAGCCGAAACAGGTGATCGAACTCGACCGCGACGGCGACAAGATCGACCTCGGCGACACGGTCGTCACGGTGGACCACACGCCGGGGCACACGCGCGGTTCGGTGGTGTTCCGGGTCGACGGGGACAATGCCGAACTCGCGTTCACCGGCGACACACTGTTCCGTCAGTCGGTGGGCCGCACCGACCTTCCCGGCGGCAGCGGCCGCGACCTACTTAACTCGATCGTGACGAAACTGCTGGTGCTCGACGACGACACCGTGGTATTACCTGGGCACGGCGAGAAGTCCACCATCGGATTCGAACGCCGCGCCAACCCCTTCCTCGAAGGTCTGACTTTGTGA
- the hisS gene encoding histidine--tRNA ligase, protein MSSAPHVRGSSQFQAPKGVPDYLPPDSGQFVAVRDGLLTAARRAGYADIELPIFEDTGLFARGVGESTDVVSKEMYTFADRGDRSVTLRPEGTAGVIRAVIEHGLDRGPLPVKLCYSGPFFRYERPQAGRYRQLQQVGVEAVGVDDPMLDAEVIAVADAGFRSLGLDGFRLEITSLGDDTSRPQYRELLQDYLFNLDLDDETRRRAEINPLRVLDDKRPHIKEMTADAPVMLDHLSDTAKQHFDSVLAHLDAIGVPYVINPRMVRGLDYYTKTTFEFVHDGLGAQSGIGGGGRYDGLMAQLGGKDLSGIGFGLGVDRALLALKAEGRTIGEGARVEVFGVPLGEQAKTQLAVLAARLRAAGVRVDLAYGDRGMKGAMRAADRSGASLALVAGDRDIEAGTIGVKDLSTGEQVDVATDAVLPDVLSRLGRG, encoded by the coding sequence ATGTCTTCTGCTCCTCACGTCCGCGGGAGTTCTCAATTCCAGGCGCCCAAAGGGGTGCCCGATTACCTGCCGCCCGACTCCGGCCAGTTCGTGGCGGTGCGCGATGGCCTGCTGACGGCTGCGCGCCGCGCGGGCTACGCCGATATCGAATTGCCGATCTTCGAGGACACCGGACTGTTCGCGCGCGGGGTGGGCGAGTCCACCGATGTGGTCAGCAAGGAGATGTACACCTTCGCCGACCGCGGCGACCGCTCGGTGACGCTGCGGCCCGAGGGCACCGCAGGCGTGATCCGCGCCGTGATCGAACACGGCCTCGACCGCGGCCCGCTGCCGGTGAAGCTGTGCTACTCGGGACCGTTCTTTCGGTACGAGCGTCCACAGGCGGGCCGCTACCGGCAGCTGCAACAGGTCGGAGTGGAGGCGGTCGGAGTTGACGACCCCATGCTCGACGCCGAGGTGATCGCGGTCGCCGACGCCGGTTTCCGGTCGCTCGGGCTCGACGGCTTCCGACTGGAGATCACCTCGCTGGGCGACGACACCTCTCGGCCGCAATACCGGGAACTGTTGCAGGATTACCTGTTCAACCTCGACCTCGATGACGAGACGCGCCGACGGGCGGAGATCAACCCGCTGCGGGTGCTCGACGACAAGCGGCCTCACATCAAGGAGATGACAGCCGACGCGCCGGTGATGCTGGATCACCTCTCCGATACGGCCAAACAGCATTTCGACAGCGTGCTCGCCCACCTCGATGCGATCGGAGTGCCGTATGTCATCAACCCGCGGATGGTGCGCGGACTGGACTACTACACGAAGACCACGTTCGAGTTCGTCCACGACGGCCTCGGCGCGCAGTCGGGCATCGGCGGCGGCGGCCGCTATGACGGGCTGATGGCACAGCTCGGCGGTAAAGACTTGTCGGGCATCGGGTTCGGTCTCGGCGTCGACCGCGCGCTGCTGGCGTTGAAAGCCGAGGGCAGGACCATCGGCGAAGGGGCCAGGGTCGAGGTGTTCGGCGTGCCGCTCGGCGAGCAGGCCAAGACACAACTTGCGGTGCTCGCGGCACGGCTGCGGGCTGCAGGTGTGCGCGTCGACCTCGCCTACGGTGATCGCGGTATGAAGGGCGCCATGCGCGCCGCCGACCGGTCCGGCGCTTCGCTTGCACTGGTGGCGGGAGACCGCGACATCGAGGCGGGCACCATCGGTGTCAAGGATCTGTCGACGGGGGAGCAGGTGGACGTCGCAACCGACGCCGTGCTGCCCGATGTCCTGTCGCGCCTCGGCCGGGGCTAG